The DNA window gtccagtcacactctgtctcctctatgtgctgccacatcagtaggaccggacgtagctagccagcatccggtcacactctgtctcctctgtgtgctgccacatcagcaggactggACGTAGCCAGGCAACGTCCGGTCGAAGATCGACGTCAGCATCTTCATAgcttccattgaccggacgctccgatccagttgagaccagcgtccggtgcactctgtgaaatcctgtcttttctatacagggcgtcggtggcaccgtcggactgtccgcactctatgggcggacactccgccgatgaagtttcttacccttgctcaaatgtgccaaccaccaagtgtatcaccttgtgcacatgtgttagcatattttcataaatgttttcaaaggtgttagcactctactagatcctaaatgcatatgcaatgagttagagcatctagtggcactttgataaccgtattttgatatgagtttcacccctcttaatagtatggctatcgatcctaaatgtgaccacactcactaagtgtcttgatcacaaaaaaaatggctcctaccacttatacatttgccttgaaccttttgtttttctgtttcttcttttcaggtccaagcacttgatcatcaccatggcatcgccatcatcatgtcatgatcttcatttgcttcaccacttggaatgtgctacctatctcatgatcacttgataaacatggttagcacttagggtttcatcaattcaccaaaaccaaactagagctttcagttggCAGACACCCGTTCGCAACCACGGATGGTTCAGCTCAGCTTTGCAGATGCTGAGGTGCCGTGGGTGGATGGTGATGATCAGCCACCTACCTCTATGCCGACTTCTCCTTCGGCCCTCGTCAGGGAGTTTGCTAGGCGCGTCTCCGCCCCGTTGAAGACTCCCATCCTCAAGGCGCCACCCCGATGTCGAACCCATCGCTCTCCGTCGTCGATCACCATCCGCCGTAGCACGCGTCTAACGGCAAAGTGTACCTCTCGGACCCCAAACGCCACACTTCAAGCGCAAAAGGTACTTGTGTCCTAGTGGGAACCCACCGTCTCACAGCCGTCGGATAATCAGGTAGTGGCAGACTTCCAGCAGTCACTCTAGGGCCCGCTCAACTCCACAAAAAGGGCTGCACTTCGTGCGCTTATGAAGTTCGACGTGGCAGGGTTCGAGTGTATGTTCGAGGAGGCTTGCTAGTCTCTGTTGGCACCTGCCCAATTAGTTGCATAACTTTCATGTAATGTAATTTTAGTTAGGTTTATTTGGGTCGTGTTGGCTTCCATCCTTTCACAGTAATCTATGGAATACTTGGGGGTGTTATAACCAGGCAAACTCTGCTTCTGCTTAATGAAATATTTGTCACAAGAGGTCACTGCCATAATCATCAACGGATGGATCCTTAAAGGATGTTACAGAACTCTTTACTGATTTTAATCATATATTAGAATTACATATTTTTATGGATCCGCATATAAATGATATCACAGAACTTGATATTTAACTCTACATTGTATGAAAAATAAATTTATGATATTACTCCCTTCGTTCAAAATTAGAAGTTGTtctgacttttctagatataatAGCTTTCATTGTATATCTAGATATAACGTTTGTCTAAGTAGGTAGCAAAAGTTACCTACTTAATATTGCATTGTCATAATATTACCAATACATCATTAAAAAATCGTAGCCTTTATTTTTTTATGAAAATGATAAAACATAAATAGATATTCATTCTCGTTTTAAATTTGataatttgttttcttttgttgCAATGCACCAATATGTTTGCAAGATCATAACAATTTAAAACAGTCTCCTTTGTGGAGTTTTCTTGGTCCAACAAGACATCCAAACCATATTACTTTAGCAAACACCAttattaagggcatgtttggtagaCATGGCTAGTTACCAGTTGGGCTAAAAATTATCTTAAATCAGGTATGGTTAGCTAGTGAGTTGGCTAACAGCTGTTCGAAGACTTGGCTAAAATATTAGCCCTCCTATTTGAATACACTGGACCTAATTTCAGctaaaattagctagctaacaaCTCTGTGCTATCAAACAAATTGTAAAACTGTTTACAGGTTTAAAAACAAATTGTTTTAAAAATTAAGAAATAAAAAATTATTTTTGTAGATGAGAGACCATGATAGTTGAGGGGTCAAAAGGATTTTTTCCTCTAAAATTACACATGTGCGTAGTGTTTATTTCGATTATTACACAGTTCAACACGGAGTTCCTTCGTGGGCTAGTCCTTGGAAACAGGCGAGTCTCAATAATGGGTCGTCGTAATCACCCAGCCCGCCCTAGGATAATGAACCCAGCCCAGTTGCAAGCACTTATGCTGTTATGcttgcagaggcagagctgaaGAACAAGATTCTGCCATGTCCGGAAGCTCAACTGCTGCGAGGACTTCACCAACTCAGCTGGAATCTGTCCAGAAGCTGCTCAGCACACATGTCGTCGTCAGCTCAATACTCCACTGCCTCCATCTCACCGCCTGTTTCGAAcgcatgcatcaatcaagtttcaCATGGTTTTTGTTGCGAGTCCAAGCAGAGCAGCAGCTAATTCGATTCCTCTGTCAAAAGTACCTTGCAAGAATCCGGAGTGTGGCTACAACCTCGCAGCACATTCGGTCGGTGCATGGCATAGAACGTGAATTCGAATTGGTTCTATGAATCCAGgcgttgccaaaaaaaaaaaaaagtttgtggcACCAAAAGCTTGATAGGACATGGTAGAACAGAACAATGGCTTTCAGCTTTCGCACCAAACGCTGAACCTGGGTTCCTTGACGAGGCGTTCAGCTCATTTCGTTTCACGCCGGAATCGGTCGCTGTCGATCTGCTTGTAAATTGTAATCGTTATGCATGTACATTCacttgaattttaaaactttgaaTTCGTCATCACCAGATCAAGAAGCCCAAATAAATCAGCTCTCACAGCTTACACTCGCTGATTGATCATCAATATATAATACACTTGAAAACAAGGCATCTCAATTCTCGATCGATGGCACATTGTTGACCACCAAACTTATAGGTAAGAGAAAAGggtgaagaagaaaaacaaatcgCGGGAGAAGAAGACGACCTACTCGTCGATCCCCTGCGACGCCAACAACAACTTCGTCATTTGGTCAAGTCATCTCCTTCGACGCCCGCCTGGCCGCCGAAGCCACGGACCTCGGCGGCCGGAATGTTTCATGTTACCGGCCGGCCAGCCGGAATAGTTAATGGACACGCCCCTAGGTAGCTACCTACAGCAGCAGCTGACGACGGTGGTCAGATCAGATCGATCACTTCCTGACACGGCGCAGCGCGAGGTACGCCAGCAGCCGGTAGCCGAAGAACATGGTGACGAGCGCGGCGACGCACGCCGCAGGCCCGGCCTCGCCGTCGACGGCCTCGGCCGGGAGCAGGCGCTTGAGGTGCCCGCCGTACTGCACGGCGATGAGCAGGCGGTAGCAGTAGTAGGTGAACGACGTGTACTTGGCCCACACCATGAACCCCGGCATGTTGTGGACGTAGAACCCGCCGGTGAGGAGGTACGCCAGCATGACCACCGTCACCAGCGTGGACGCGCGCTTGGCGTCCATCATGATGGCGCCCACGGCGAGTCCCAGGCCCTCGGCGACTAGCACGTAGCCCAGGATCACCGCGAGCGTGAGCGCAAACGCGGCAGGGGAAGGGTTGAGCGCCGCCATGAGGTAGACGACGACGGTGAACGCCGTGGGGAGGGCCAGCTCCATGGGCAGGTCCCCCGCCATGCGCGACATGAAGTAGGACGAGAGCGCGTACATCCCGGACGCGCGCTCGCAGGCGAGGACGGGCCTCTCCTGCGGGAAGGCGAACACGGCGTTGAAGGAGGCGAAGACGCCCCAGAAGATGGAGACGAAGAAGAGCAGGCCCAGCCGGTCCTGCACCGCCAGAGGCGTCGACCGCCACCACATGGCGCCGGCCACCAGCGCCGGCGCCATGATCTGGAAGATGCGTAGAGACGTGAACGTCTCGTGCCGACGCTCCTTGAGGCTGCGACGGAGCAGGATCGTGAACTGGTTGCACCAGCTCGTGCCGGACCCGCTGCAGCTCTCCGCTGGCGGTGGCACCTGCGGCTCGCCGGCGGCGCCGTTCTGCGCGTGCGGCTCGCCGGCGACGATGGAGGCCTTCACCCTTGGGGCCAGCACCTTGTTGTAGGACGAGATGAGTGACTGCTTCACGTTATTGCCGCCTGCTTCTGCTGTGACATTGTAGTCTGCTTGAGCAAAGCCTGTTTAAAATGTTTTTTAAGAAAATGAAAACAGTTAGATATATAATGGGTAATATCATTATCAATGAGATGATAGCTAATTAATACTCCTACAatataaaatgaatcaagaacagGAACTAGCTAGTGCTCTCGAGAATTTGTGATGATCGCTTTCTTGGAGTACGGAGATAATATGATGCTACACATTCCCTTTAGTGCTTTATTtacccttttcttttctttttttttatatatgtgTATACAATTATACACGTAGCGCATCCTCTACCGTCCAATTCagggaaaaaaaagagagggggtatTTTTCACTGCTCCAATAATTGACACCAAAATGTGATTTGAAATCCTAGatgtgtttgagaaaaaaaaaagagcaacCTCTGGTGCATGTCTATCGCTGACCGTTCAATTTTCGATCGGGCGGTTCATCAAGAAGCCGCGTGCGGAGCCACAAGGCAGCAAAATTGGCATCGTGCAAGCTTAGCTCTTGTGAGTGCTGACATGAAAGGCTAGGCCTTTGGATAGATGGGTGTGATCGATAGATGCACACAACTACACAAGCTTcggttcgatgtgctggtgcactGAGCAAATGTATGAATTAAAAAGAGGTGAGGTGCCCCCAAGCCCAAAGGGGGAGAAGAGAAAGTGGCCTCATCAGCTCCAAAGAGGGCAATTTTGCACCAAGAAATGATTCCTCCTGTCTGCTAAAGCCGGCATGATCGAGCTAGCAGGGGCAGCATGTATTTCCAAATCTAGTGAGACAGGGCACTAGCTTGGAACCATGCATACATGCATATCCATCCATCCACATCGCCTCGCCTGCATATGTCTCAGATCACTCCCTAATGACCGAGCATATATCATTTGCtcgttagttagttagttagttagttagttagttaattaattaattaattaatgatGCATCCACCATGCATTGTATAAAATAAAAAAGAGGCAAGTAAAGGAACCAGATCCAACTAAAGGCTGCCACGAGTGTCGGAGATCCATCCACATTAGGGAATGGAAAAAAACCAAGGGCAAGCCCAAATAGCCTGTTAAATATACCAGTCTGTGTATTGAACTCGGTATGTAAAAGTTTTTGTACTAACTAACAATCAATCGCCTGTTCAATAAACCTATAAATGGTACGTGGTGCCTGTCGATGTTCATGAGTTGCCCATACATCATGGTCCCTGGTGGTGATCGACACACATATATAGAAGCCACTACAAGACGCGTCCTTTGGCAATACAAGTCTCGCTCTATATATGGAACGCGGGAGCTTTAAACTTTGGTGGTAGTCCGCGTGATAACGCACAGAGAAGCCACTATAAGACGTCCCGGCCCATGCGGATATGAGTCTTCTTTGACATGGAACGCGGAAACTTCGTACTACGGATCATGATGTTCAAGTATCCTATCATCTTCATGAGAAACAGCATTATTACTCCCttcttcgttccaaattataagtaattttatcttttttagatacatataCTCTGCTTTTAACATGTTATTGGACATAATATATATTgaaaaaggtaaaaaaaaaagtatctagaaaagctataaCGACCTGTGAGGAGGGAGTAAGCATAGCCCGCAACCGCTATCAGGTCGTTAGCGGGCGCAGCACCGGGCTGAGACGTAGCTTTCTgttggatgatgatgatgttgagcCACAGTGAGTGCCCTAGCTAATTCCCACCTTCTGTGACAGGTGTCTCTTAGGCCTTAGGTGTGTGACTTTTCAACCAAAAAGtgctttgcaaaaaaaaaaaaaaaaaaaaaaaagcgagAGAACGCTTGGGATGCATGGCAGGCACTACTCACCCTCTCCACTCTTTTTTCCTTCTCTCTCatgccctttctctctctcctctctcttcttTGTTGGGTGCACTCCACACTCGCTCACAAGGTGTTTTGCTTGTCTCCGGTCTCATGATGAATCTAATCCTCATCAAAATTGCAGAAAAAGGGGAGCAAGAACACACCAACACATACTCTACTACTTCTGACTTCAACGCCACTTGCTCAATTTTAAGACCATATATATCTCTTTCCATTAATTGGTGCCATCACTCAATTGCATGCCGGACTTTGCCTCCTCGTAGTGATTTGGTCAATCTAGTAGTAATCCTCTCTCATGCAGTCATGTTAACTAGGCACTACCACAATTTAAGTATGCCTCCAAATGTGTTTCATTAACACATAGTAATCTTTTTGTTAGTTGCGATaagaagagagagagatagaTATGCACTGTATGTGTGTGTGCCTACTTTTCCTGTTGTAGATCAAGATCAGGGGTCATCATGAATTGGTGGTTAGCTCTTTCACTTGTCTTTTTGGAATCATGtaaaaactgaaaaaaaaaacacagagaCACATGCAAGGCAAAGTTGTTGCGGCCAACAAGGAAGCTAGGCGCACGTAAGCACGAGTCACGACTCACCATTCGCGAGGTCGAGCATGAAGTCGGCGGGGTTGACGTGGAACCCCGGCGCGAATCCGACGGACGCGAAGTAGTCCATGGCGTCACGTCCGGCGCCGAAGTAGAGGCAGCTGCCCTCGGCGAGGAGCAGCACGGAGTCGAACATGCGGTACACCCGCGACGACGGCTGGTGCACGGACAGCACCACCGTCCGGCTCCCCTTCCTCGCCAGCGCCGACAGCGTCGCCACCAGCCTCGCCGCGGCGGTGGAGTCGAGTCCTGACGTGGGCTCGTCGAGCACCAGCAGGCTCGGGTTCACCAGCAGCTCGTGCCCGATGCTGACGCGCTTGCGCTCCCCGCCGGACACCCCGCGCACGAAGGCGTTGCCCACGATGGTGTCGGCGCACGCGCCCAGCCCGAGCTCCGCGATCacggcctcggcggcggcggccttcgTGGCGGCGGGGGCGGACCGGGGTAGCCGCAGCATCGCGCAGAAGGTGAGCGTCTCGCGGACGGTGAGGTGCGGGTGCAGCACGTCGTCCTGCGCCACGAACCCTGTGCGGCGCTGCACGAAGCGGCCCGGAGCGCGGCCGCCGGCGACAACGGTCCCGGAGTAGCGGTCGGTCAGGCGGCCGCCGAGGATGGAGAGCAGCGTCGACTTGCCGCTCCCTGATGGGCCTAGCACCGCTAGCACCTCCCCGGGGCGCGCCTCGCCCGTGATCCCCTTGAGGATCGTCCGCTCCTGattcgccgccggcgccgcggggGCGCCGGAGCCCGAGTGCTCCGATATCCGGCCGCCCTGTGGTGGTGCCTTGGAGGATGACGACGCCGACCGCTCCGTCTGCTTGACGCGGTACGACACGTCGATGAACTACAGAGAAACGACGGCGAAATGGATGTAAAGGATTCGGTTCAATTGAATTCCTTGGCACACGACGCGACGCGACACGACACCGCGCGTCTCTGGACGTGTCGCAGCGCAGGCACCTGTGTGCGTACCTCGAGGTTGAGCGGCGTGCAGACGGTGGTCAAGAAGCAGTCCATCTTTGACGCCGCCGTCGCCGGAGGGGGTGTCATGGCGAGGCCGCCGCTGCTTCCGTGCACGTCCTGGTGGGCGTTAGGAGGCATTTGCGTAGCAGCTCGTATCAGGATGGGGACTGGCTGGCATGCGCTGCTGCTGGCCGGGCTGACGATGGATGGAGTGTGAGGAGGAGGCCGGGGCAGCTAGGTAGCAGAGAAGAGAGCAGAGTGATGAGGAGGAAGGGGACGACGAGGCGGGGCGGGGTATATATGGAGGCTCGGGCAGGCGGGTGGGGGTGAGGTCCACGTCACGGCTGGCGGGAGCCCGGGGCGGGCGCGGCGAGTGGAGTGGAGCGGCGGGCCCACCCGCGGAGAGGACGGAACGGAACGGAGCCGCTTTTGGACCCAGGTCCATCCATGTGTGACACCGGTCGTCGTTGTTCCGTCCGGGATGGCTGCAGTGCAACGGCGGCAGAGGACGGGCAGCTAGCTGGAGAGGTGTACACGTTTGCTATTGCTACACGTACCAGGGTTGGGGAAGGAAGGCCACACGAAACTGTGGCAGCGTAGTGGGGCGGCATGTGCACCGCCTGTAGCACCACCGGATAGCTGCCTCTATGCTGCTTCTTCCCGGCCCCCGGCCACTTGCCAGCAGCACCACTGAATCGCGAACGATCAACCCATTCAAATTGAACAAACGATCCAACGGCTCCCGCAACTttcctttttagaaaaaaaaattgttcaTGCACACGCTTAATTTCTGTTTTCACGTCCACGTAACTTAAACGTATAACTTACTACGTGACAAAGTTATATGAATAACTTGTAAGATAACTTATTGCATGACAAAGTATGGTTGACATACATGTAAAAAGTTAGATTTATAAGTTAGATGGACAAACTTATATGTACAAGTCAATATGATAGGTTATATTATAATAACTTGTTTGTATAATTTATATAAGTTATTATAGATGAACAAACTTATATGTACATGTCAACATTGATAGCTTACGTTATAATAACTTGTTTGTATCACTTAGATATATAACTTGATGaataactttgatataaagttggATATATAAGTTATAATCAGGAATTTATTAGATGTATAAATTAGCAAAAAAAATGAAACTATGTACGAAAAATTAACCATGTAGTATAACATAAATATGtaacaaaaaatacaaaaaatgtagaaagaaaaaaaacagaaaagaaaaggaaaaaaacgtTCGTGTAGGTGTAGCCATGCCACAGAACAAATCGGACCAGCATGCACTAAATAAAAAGGTAAAGAAAAAAAGGAGAAAGAGGTAGCGTA is part of the Miscanthus floridulus cultivar M001 chromosome 9, ASM1932011v1, whole genome shotgun sequence genome and encodes:
- the LOC136481621 gene encoding ABC transporter G family member 25-like, with protein sequence MPPNAHQDVHGSSGGLAMTPPPATAASKMDCFLTTVCTPLNLEFIDVSYRVKQTERSASSSSKAPPQGGRISEHSGSGAPAAPAANQERTILKGITGEARPGEVLAVLGPSGSGKSTLLSILGGRLTDRYSGTVVAGGRAPGRFVQRRTGFVAQDDVLHPHLTVRETLTFCAMLRLPRSAPAATKAAAAEAVIAELGLGACADTIVGNAFVRGVSGGERKRVSIGHELLVNPSLLVLDEPTSGLDSTAAARLVATLSALARKGSRTVVLSVHQPSSRVYRMFDSVLLLAEGSCLYFGAGRDAMDYFASVGFAPGFHVNPADFMLDLANGFAQADYNVTAEAGGNNVKQSLISSYNKVLAPRVKASIVAGEPHAQNGAAGEPQVPPPAESCSGSGTSWCNQFTILLRRSLKERRHETFTSLRIFQIMAPALVAGAMWWRSTPLAVQDRLGLLFFVSIFWGVFASFNAVFAFPQERPVLACERASGMYALSSYFMSRMAGDLPMELALPTAFTVVVYLMAALNPSPAAFALTLAVILGYVLVAEGLGLAVGAIMMDAKRASTLVTVVMLAYLLTGGFYVHNMPGFMVWAKYTSFTYYCYRLLIAVQYGGHLKRLLPAEAVDGEAGPAACVAALVTMFFGYRLLAYLALRRVRK